The Paenibacillus dendritiformis region GGGAGAAGGGGTGCCCCGGTAGGGTTTATAGCCCGAGGGGGCCGCAGTGAATAGGCCCGAGCGACTGTTTAGCAAAAACACAGGTCTGTGCGAAGCCGTAAGGCGAAGTATACGGGCTGACGCCTGCCCGGTGCTGGAAGGTTAAGGGGAGTGGTTAGCCGCAAGGCGAAGCTATGAACCGAAGCCCCAGTAAACGGCGGCCGTAACTATAACGGTCCTAAGGTAGCGAAATTCCTTGTCAGGTAAATTCTGACCCGCACGAATGGCGTAACGACTTGGGCGCTGTCTCAACGAGAGATCCGGTGAAATTTTAATACCTGTGAAGATGCAGGTTACCCGCGACAAGACGGAAAGACCCCATGGAGCTTTACTGCAGCTTGATATTGGACTTTGGTACGGTCTGTACAGGATAGGTGGGAGCCTGGGAAGCCGGAGCGCCAGCTTCGGTGGAGGCGCCGTTGGGATACCACCCTGATCGTATCGGAGTTCTAACCTGGGACCGTGGAACCGGTTCGGGGACAGTGTCAGGCGGGCAGTTTGACTGGGGCGGTCGCCTCCTAAAGAGTAACGGAGGCGCCCCAAGGTTCCCTCAGAATGGTTGGAAATCATTCGAAGAGTGCAAAGGCAGAAGGGAGCTTGACTGCGAGACCTACAAGTCGAGCAGGGACGAAAGTCGGGCTTAGTGATCCGGTGGTACCGCATGGAAGGGCCATCGCTCAACGGATAAAAGCTACCCTGGGGATAACAGGCTTATCTTCCCCAAGAGTCCACATCGACGGGGAGGTTTGGCACCTCGATGTCGGCTCATCGCATCCTGGGGCTGAAGTAGGTCCCAAGGGTTGGGCTGTTCGCCCATTAAAGCGGTACGCGAGCTGGGTTCAGAACGTCGTGAGACAGTTCGGTCCCTATCTGTCGCGGGCGTAGGAAATTTGAGAGGAGCTGTCCTTAGTACGAGAGGACCGGGATGGACGTACCGCTGGTGTACCAGTTGTCTCGCCAGAGGCATAGCTGGGTAGCCAAGTACGGAAGGGATAAGCGCTGAAAGCATCTAAGCGTGAAGCCCCCCTCAAGATGAGATTTCCCACATTGGTAAGACCCCTTGAAGACGACGAGGTAGATAGGTTGGAGGTGGAAGTGCAGCAATGCATGGAGCTGACCAATACTAATCGGTCGAGGGCTTATCCTAACGAAGATGATTTGATGATTTGCTTTCGCATTCAGTTTTTAAGGTACAATACCTTATCTGTTTGGTGGCGATAGCGGAGGGGTTCCACGCGTACCCATCCCGAACACGACCGTTAAGCCCTCCAGCGCCGATGGTACTTGGACCGCAGGGTCCTGGGAGAGTAGGACGCTGCCAAGCAGACAAAGACCACTGACTTCTGTCGGTGGTTTTTTTCTATATATTCGGAGGAATACAGGGAATGCGGCGAACAGGAGGACGGCGAACCAGACTGAAATGACATCACATTCTGAGGCGTTATCCTAGAGGTATCGTTGCATTCTGATGCGTCATTGCCTCCCGGGGCTGAACTGTAGAGGGAATTGCTGCGATTTTACAGGAATTTCTGCCCAATGAGCCCACATCCAGAGGAATTCCTGCAAATCTACATCATTTTAGTCCCTTTTACTCCAAATCGAAGCGAATCGGGGGAAATTCCTGCAGCTTTGCAGGATTCCCTTTTTGGTGAAGTCGTGGATATCGAATTGATGCACTTTTACAGGATTTTCGGGGCAATACGGCGTTACAACGCTCTGAGCTTGCTCGTCGTTGGTGTTCCCGGCTGACGGTGGGAAATTGTCCAATCTCAGAGAACTCTTCAATTTGAAATAACGTCTTAACTAGTCAAAGCATCCATTATGGGTGCATTTTTTGTATATTGTGACCCAGAGAGTAAGGGCAAGCATTTGAATAGTTATTAAGATTTTCTTAAAAAGGTTTAATCAATTGTTTCGTGGAGTCAATCCCTTATCGTGGGTAATATTAGTAGTGAGCAGGCAGATGAGAAGGGAAGAACAGATGAATACATGAATGCAACTGGCAATCGCTGTTTTAAGCGTCGTCGTCTAGTTGGCTCCATCAATGGCGGCAGTGGAAGCTTCATGATCAGCAGCAAGCAATCTGGCGACAAAAACGGAAGCCATGGAATAATGAACGGGCCAGATTATATAAGTTGCTTAATGTATTCAGATGCCAAAGACAGTGATTACTCTGCTCAATATAGTGAAGCCAATGATCAAAAGTAACTGTTATATCCTGCTGGTTAGTATTAACGTTTTCTTAATTAATATTAATAGAATGTTTTGTGGTTTTTTTCCAATTCGTTCGCTAGGATAGTATGGGTGACCAAGTATTCAAGTAATTACATAGGAGGATTTACCGTGAATTTGAAAAAAGCTATCGTCGCAACGCTGGTCGTATCCGGCATGTTGGCCGCATTGGCAGGTCCGATTCCTGCGAGTGCGGAGGCAGCGCAAGAGAAGCAGCAAGAACAGCAGCAAGCGAAGAGCAAAGAAGTGAAAATCGACAAAAAGATGGCTGCCAAGCTGCAAAAAGCGGTAAATGCATTGGCGGGGAAAGAGATTAAGCTTAAGGATGTCGGCGAACTTAACAATGGGCAGGTCACGGCTCAATCTGCAGACGGAAAATACGGTGTTCACTTTGATCCTAAAAGCGGAAAAATATGGAGTGTTTCCGTCGAGACAACAATCGACAAAGTCGACAAAAAGTTTCAAGACGAAGCCTTAAAACAGTTAAAGAGTACCTACTCAAAGAAGAAATACGTATTTAACAAAAACGTTAGACAGTCACGATCCTACGATAATAGCAAGGGGAAACTTGGCGATTATGTATATTATACATTGGACGGGAAAGATTTTCGCGCTCTAGTACATGCTAATATTTCAGAAGGTTATGCTAGCGCCAGTGTGACGATCGATATTGACAAAAAAGAACTTGATCCGAAATTGCTGAAATCGGCAACGGAAGCGATCAAAACGGCGTTCGATCATCAATTTGACGTGACGAAGGCCGAGATTGAGAGTCAGTGGACGCATCATACGTGGGTACTTGAGGACGACAAAGTGACGGTTTATATGGAGAACGGGAAAGCAATCAGCCTGATCAATGAACAAGGCAATAAGGTCACGACGAACAAAGAGATGACAGAAAAAGAAGCCAAAGAAGCGGTCGCCCCGCTCGCGAAGAAATTATTCAATATCGACATTACGAGATATGAAGTAAAATGGGACAGCTTATTTAAAGATTACCGCTTCATCGAAAAAGATGATATTACGGCGGTGAGAGCCGCATTGGATGCCGAGAAAAATGTCGTGTACATAAAGTCTGGGAGCAGAGCGGCCGCAGGGAATTAAAAAACACAAATAGATGCTAGGAGGATTTATCATGAATTTGAAAAAAGCTATCGTAGCCACACTGGTTGTATCCGGCATGCTGACTGCATTGGCCGGTCCGATTCCTGCGGGCGCGGAGGCAGCGCAAGAGAAGCAGCAAGAACAGCAGCAATCCAAGAGTAAAGAAGTGAAAATCGACAAGAAGCTGGCTGCCGAGCTGCAAAAGGCCGTAAAACAATTTGCGGGGAAAGAGATTAAATTGCAGGATGTTGGCGAGCTTGACGAAATGTCAGGGTGGGTGTGGGTTCGTTCTGAAGATGAAACTTATAGTGTAGCCTATATACAAGAGACAAAAAAAATATGGAGTATTAGAGGAAAGCAAAGCATCGATAGAATCAGCAAAAAGGATCAGGATGAAATCCTGAAAGTGCTGAAAGGAATGCATGCCAAGAAAAAATACACATTTAATAAAGAAGTTGACGTGTCCGAGTACTATGAAAATCCAAAGCAACCTTTTACCCAGTATTCTTTAAGCGGGAAGGATTTTTCCGCCTTTATGATGAAAAATATTCCAGGGTCGACAGAGAAAACTCGTATTGGGGCCGCGATCGAATTTAGCAAGAACGAGCTTGAACCGAAATTACTGAAAGCGGCGGCGGAAGCAGTGAAAACGGCTTTAGATCGTGACTTGGACGTGACGAAAGCAGTGCTTGAGGGTGGCGTTGAGAATAAGACGTGGAAGCTTAATGGCGGCAAGGTTACGCTTGCTCTGGATGCCAAGACGGGGAAGGTACAATACGTTCATGACGGCGGACGAAAACAAGTGTTGAAGAAAGAGATTACCGAAAAAGAAGCGAAAGAAGCGGTGGCTCCGATCGCGAAGAAATTGTTCAATATGGATCTCCAGGGACTTGAAGTGAAATGGGACAACTCGGCTAGAGATTTCAGCTTTATCCAAAATAAGGAGACCAAGATGGTAGCGGCGCTGGATGCCGACAAAAACGTAGTTTTCTTGATGCACGGAGAAAGAGTCTATATTAAAGAATTGTATGAAGAATAAAGCATAGATAGGTAAAAAGGAAGATTGAAAAAGTAGATTCGCAACCGCGCACATGATTAGCAGCCCGTTGGTAACCCGCCGACGGGCTGTTCGGCGTAACGCTGACCAGAATCGTTGCTAAGTATTGTTGAATTATTGAAAATTATAAGAAATAGTTGTTGTGAAGGGGGCGCTGCTGCTCCTGGCAGGGTGCAGCGGCGAAAAGGCAATTCTGCCTGATATGCCAAAGGACGGCAAGGGCGTCGTCAAAGCCATGTATTTTCATGAACAGAGCTTTCATCAAAAATACGGTGATGGGCTGAACCAATTCATAGAAAAAGAAAATCCCGATCTGATCCTGGTTGATGCGGAACAGTTAACAGCGCTGGCGGAAAAGGGAAAGCTGCTGCCCTTGGATGCGGTGCTGAAGCAGGAGCGGTTCGATACGGCAGGCATTCCCTTTTTGACGGTGGATTTTTTCCGTCAGTTGGGGGGCGGCCACATTTATGCGTTGTCTCCTACTTACAATGTCGAAGCGATTTACTATAATGTGGATCTGTCCCGGGAGCATGGGATAGAGCCGCCACTCAACCAGATGACGTGGGAGGAATTGTTCGAGCTGGCTTCCCGATTCGGACAACTCGGCAATTCTCCGACTTCGTCCAAGTCGCTGCAGGGAAATTCGACATTTGAGGTAGGCATTGTCACCATGCCGGTCAATCCGGCCAACCCCGGCGTATCGCCTTTTATGTCCTTCAATGAAATGTTCGCCATCAATTCGAACTCCGCCAATAAGCGAATTGCCTGGGAACTGCTATCGTATATGTGCAGCCCGGAAATGGCCAAGACGCTGGTATCCGGCTATAGCCTCAGACTGCCAATCCGCAATGAGGGCATAGCTGAGATAGGCGGCTTGCCGGCCGAGCCGTTCACGATGCTGAAGCCTTATGCGGGGGGCGGCCCTGGCCGAAACGTACTTGAGAGGGTGAAGGCATCTCCGGAATTCAACGCGCAGATCTATCAGACGATGAACCAGACGCTGATCTGCATTGTCAAGGAGGATAAACCGGTGGATGAAGCGCTGGCCGCGATGCAGAAGGAGCTGCAGGAGAGGCTGGAATTGGAGAAGAAAAAAATAATACCAGAAGCTCCGTGTTTGAACACTAATGCTGTGAATAGTTGAAAAGTATAACATTTAGTTGATTTTTATAACATATATTTGTTGTTTATTGGAAAATGACACGATAAAATATTTGTAAATAGATCTTATGATAAAATTATTCTTTTATATATTTAATTTACAAAAAATGAAGGGTACATTATTTGATCTATATAGCTCATTTCTAACTTGCGCGCCGTAAAGCATGAATTTTTCAGAACATCGAAAAATTTTTTTCCGCAAGGTTGGACGAGGTGGAATGAAAAAATGCGGGTATCCTCTTGGAGAAATAGAGCAAGGAAAATGATTATGGTTGAGATGTATTGTGTAGGCATCATCGTCATCCTGCTGTTCGCAAGCGGCTGTGCTCAGGGGAAAAATACGCTTCTTCCTGACCACCCTGCAGAAGGTGAAGGAATGTTAAAAGTGCTTTACTATGATGAACAATCCTTTCAGCAGAAGTATGGGGATTTTTTTAGCAAGAAGTTCCCTCGGGTTCAGATACATGTAATTAGCACCAAGACGCTGCAAGAAGACAGCAGGCATGAACAACTGGAGATTGAAGAGCTTACGAGGCTTATCGAACAAGAAAATCCCGATCTGATCTGGCTCCAGGATAATCATATCATCCCGCTGGCTGACAAAGGCATGCTTCAGCCGCTTGATGTCATCATCGAACAAGATCAATTCGATCTCACCGGTATTCCGGATAATACGATGGATTACTTCCGCCAGAAAGGCGGGGGAATCCTGTATACATTGTCCCCGACCTACACCACGCAAGCGATTTACTACAATGCGGATCTGTTCAAAGCACATCATATTGATCTTCCACGCAACCAGATGACTTGGGAAGAACTGTTCTCGTTGGCATCCAGGTTTAGTGAATTAGGAACGAAGGAAGAGCCTGTATATGGACTTTCTCTCCATGTTCCTGTAACGATGATGAACCTGTTGTATGTCGCTCAGACGGACAATTTGAGAGTAATCGATGCAAGAGGCGAGAAGCTGCAGTTCGATACGGAGGGATGGAGGCGAGTCTTCCATTTAGTAGCAGAGGCCATCAAGACAGGGACACTATATACGTCAGGGCCGGAGGTTACAGCCAAGAATCTGCTTGAGAATCCATTCTCCCAAGGAAGAGTGGCCATGACGATCAAGGAACCGTCGATGTCATCCATACGAGGCTCATCTACCTTCGAAATTGGAGTCGTAACGATGCCGATCAACCCCATGCAGCCGGATATCAATCCATTTCTATATTACCCGGATTTGTTCGCCATTCATCAGCGCAGCGAAAATAAGCGGTTGGCTTGGGAGATGTTGTCGTACATGCTTAGCCCAGAAATGGCCAAGACGATGGCGCAAGGGTGGGCAGTGCGTTTACCTACCCGCAACGGTGATCTAAAGCAAGTCGGCGAGTGGAGCGCTGAACCATTTACGATGCTTAAACCGTCCTTGCACGGAGGCCCGAGCTATAACATTGTAGAGCGAGAGAACTTTTCCGAGTCATTTAAAAATGAAATATACGGTGCGCTTGTGGAGACGTTAGATGAAATCGTTAATAATAATAGGCAAGTGGAAGAAGCTCTGGCTAGTATGCAAGAAGAGCTTGAAGTCAAGTTAGAGCAGGAAAGAAATAAATAGTTTGCGCTTCTTTATTTTTGCCGATGGGTACAGCTCAAGCTCGATTGTTACCACTCCATAGGAGTGAAACAATAAAATGACTCTAGTGAAATTAGGCAGGAGTGTACACTGGAAACATTTCCGCAATGGAAGTGAAAGGAGGTGAAAAGAATGAATACTATGACTTGTTATGAAGAGTCATCCTGGTGTCTCGATGTAAGATGTCCGAATCAGGATGGTAAGATTAGACAACATTATGTAAGCT contains the following coding sequences:
- a CDS encoding extracellular solute-binding protein encodes the protein MPKDGKGVVKAMYFHEQSFHQKYGDGLNQFIEKENPDLILVDAEQLTALAEKGKLLPLDAVLKQERFDTAGIPFLTVDFFRQLGGGHIYALSPTYNVEAIYYNVDLSREHGIEPPLNQMTWEELFELASRFGQLGNSPTSSKSLQGNSTFEVGIVTMPVNPANPGVSPFMSFNEMFAINSNSANKRIAWELLSYMCSPEMAKTLVSGYSLRLPIRNEGIAEIGGLPAEPFTMLKPYAGGGPGRNVLERVKASPEFNAQIYQTMNQTLICIVKEDKPVDEALAAMQKELQERLELEKKKIIPEAPCLNTNAVNS
- a CDS encoding ABC transporter substrate-binding protein: MVEMYCVGIIVILLFASGCAQGKNTLLPDHPAEGEGMLKVLYYDEQSFQQKYGDFFSKKFPRVQIHVISTKTLQEDSRHEQLEIEELTRLIEQENPDLIWLQDNHIIPLADKGMLQPLDVIIEQDQFDLTGIPDNTMDYFRQKGGGILYTLSPTYTTQAIYYNADLFKAHHIDLPRNQMTWEELFSLASRFSELGTKEEPVYGLSLHVPVTMMNLLYVAQTDNLRVIDARGEKLQFDTEGWRRVFHLVAEAIKTGTLYTSGPEVTAKNLLENPFSQGRVAMTIKEPSMSSIRGSSTFEIGVVTMPINPMQPDINPFLYYPDLFAIHQRSENKRLAWEMLSYMLSPEMAKTMAQGWAVRLPTRNGDLKQVGEWSAEPFTMLKPSLHGGPSYNIVERENFSESFKNEIYGALVETLDEIVNNNRQVEEALASMQEELEVKLEQERNK